The sequence CCCCTCCGACGTTCCGCGGGATTGGAAGCAGGCGTGGGCTAGCGTCTGGTGGACGAACGCGGCGCTGGGAGGGATTCTCATCACCGCCTGGCTCACGATCGGGCTGGACCGTTTCCTTATGGTCCAGGCCCCGGTCACCCTGATCACATGCGCGACGGGCGTGTGGCTCTTCTACGTGCAGCACCAGTTCGAAGAGACGTACTGGCACCGCCACGAGGAGTGGGACTTCGTGGAAGCCTCGATCCGGGGAAGCTCACACCTCGTTCTCCCCCGCCCCCTCCAGTGGATCACCGCTTCCATCGGTTTGCACCATGTGCACCACCTGAGCGCACGAGTCCCCAACTACCGCCTCCAGGAGTGTCTCGACGGGACGCCAGAGCTGCAGGTCGCGACCCGCATCGGAATCCTCGACGGCTGGAGGCTTTTCCGGCTCACCCTCTGGGACGAGGATGCGCGCCGGCTCATCGGCTTTCGTGAGATGAAGAACCGGCCGGCTCAGCTCGCGTAATACGGGGCCATCATTAAAAAGACGACGACGCCGGTCACGGCGACGTAGAGCCAGAGGGGAAAGGTCCAGCGCGCCACCCGGCGGTGGCGAACGAATTCCCCGCGCAATGCCCGAATCACGGAAAAAAGCGCCAGGGGGAGGACGACGGGCGCAAGTGCGATGTGGCTGGTCAGGATCACGAAGTATGCCGGCCGGACCC comes from Gemmatimonadota bacterium and encodes:
- a CDS encoding fatty acid desaturase, translated to MAEWNRRLAPFRGPDTIRSVRQLAVTAAGFVLLWLAMLWSLEVSYALTLLLAIPASGFLVRLFMIQHDCGHGSYFRSRWARDTVGFVIGVLTLTPYHYWRRTHAHHHAHSGDLDFRGFGDVDTLTVREYEALSPLKRLGYRVYRHPLILLGVGGLYHFLIKHRYPSDVPRDWKQAWASVWWTNAALGGILITAWLTIGLDRFLMVQAPVTLITCATGVWLFYVQHQFEETYWHRHEEWDFVEASIRGSSHLVLPRPLQWITASIGLHHVHHLSARVPNYRLQECLDGTPELQVATRIGILDGWRLFRLTLWDEDARRLIGFREMKNRPAQLA